In the Pedobacter cryoconitis genome, CATTTTTCTTTAATTATAAAATGCAGCAGCTTACCCTGTGTTATACAAGGAAATTAGCCAGGATGATATGTTAGTTGTACTATTTTTTTGCGGAAAGGCTATTGGATTTATTAAATACCGGGGTAATGGTAACACCATCTTTGATATTCTGTATACCCTCGTAGACGATATTTTCGCCAGCTTTTAGTCCGCTGCTTACCACATAATATTCAGCAAGCTTCATTTTAGGTACAAAACTTTTCATTTTCACTGTATTCTTTTCATCAACCACAAACACGTAGTTTTTGTCCTGAATTTCAAAGACAGACTTTTGAGGTACTAATAGGCTGCCTTCCAGTTTAGATATCAATTGCACTTTACCAGAAGCACCGTGTTTGAGTATGCGATCTGGATTGGGAAACATTGCCCTGTAGGCAATTGAACCAGTGCTTCCAGAGAAACTGCTCTCCTGCGTTTGTATTTTGCCTTTGAGCGGATAAGTATTACCGTCTGAAAGTATCAGTGCAGTTTCTGCATGTGTAGAAAAATGTCCCTTACCGGTACGCATAAATTGAAGATATTCATTTTCTGAGATATCAAAATAGGCATACATATTACGGCTATCGGACAATGTTGTCAATAGTGCTCCTTCACTCACCAGACTACCAGTTTTTAAAGGTATACGGTCTATAACACCTTCAAATGGTGCGCGGACGGATAAATAGGAAAGTTTTTGCTTGGCATCATCAATGATTGACAAGGCTTCGCTCGCTTTAGCTTCAGCTTCTGCAAGGCGGGCCGTTCCCAGTGTCAGTTCTGATTTAGATATAACTTTTTTATCTACCAGAGTTTTAATCCGCCCGAGTTCGACCTCGGCAATCTTTACGGATGAATTAGCGCTGGCTAATTGTGATTTAGCCTGGCTTAGCTTAATCAAGTATTCTTTGTCGTTCATTTTAAAAAGCAGCTGTCCTTTTTTTACTTGCTGCCCTTCATCAACCAGTATTTGTTCAATAAAGCCTTGTACTCTGGCCCTGATTTCTATATTACGGACAGCCTGAATGTCTGCAACATAATTAAGTGCAAGAGCGGTATCAACTATTTTTAATTTGACAACAGGGATTTCCGTTAATTTCTCCTCCTTAGTTTTGGCGCTGTTAGTGGAGCATGCCTGGGTAACTACCATCACAAATATGATGAATATCCAATTTAATTTCATTAAGTATATATCGTTATTATAAGTACTGAAGCTTAGCTATGCGCCGGGCATATTTCATCCGCGATGCTATATCAAAGCTTCGTTTTTTCGTTTCTAAATTTCATACAAAGTACTGGGCCAGCCCTATAATTGTTATAGAGTGATTCAGTATACCTCCTGTTTTCAACAGGAGAAAGAATAATTTTAATGAGAATCTAGAAGACCGAAAGCCTGTATAGGAAAGATAGTTGCTCCGAAACGAAATAAGGAGATTCGTAATTCAGTTTAACAAATGAGTTCAGATACCGGATATACTGTAACTCTTTAACATAGGGAGAATGGTCGTCATTTCCCTCTATCAGATGTTTAAACTTTTTGCGATAGCTTGTAACTTTTCCTCTTACTGAGGAAGTAGTTTGACGCAGCAGGTCATTTTGATGGAAGAGTATATCTGCCGTGTTAAAACTTGACTGCAAAATCTCCGAACGCAGAGATATTTTTTTTGTGACCGTAGTTTTAAAATCACCAGTACTTATTACAAGCAAGAGCAGCGATGCAAGAAACCCAAGGCTCCACATTCTTGATTGTTTATACCTAAATATGATTTTAAAGTCCATAGATACTTAATCGTGTGTCGCAAATATACAATCCTTTGCCCCGCAAATATAATTTGAGTTGTAACAGACTTGTAACAGTAGCCAGATTATCTGTCGGGTGCTCCTGGCGGGTAATAAAATTCTTCCCTTCCAGTGTTCTCAATACCTTTGATACCATCATCTTAACAATAATCATTCTACAAAAGGTATAGTAAAATAAAACACACTCCCTATGCCTAAATTACTATTTACCCATATTTTCCCTCCATGCCTCAATACAAAATCAACTACAAGATTTAATCCAAGTCCTGTTCCTT is a window encoding:
- a CDS encoding efflux RND transporter periplasmic adaptor subunit — encoded protein: MKLNWIFIIFVMVVTQACSTNSAKTKEEKLTEIPVVKLKIVDTALALNYVADIQAVRNIEIRARVQGFIEQILVDEGQQVKKGQLLFKMNDKEYLIKLSQAKSQLASANSSVKIAEVELGRIKTLVDKKVISKSELTLGTARLAEAEAKASEALSIIDDAKQKLSYLSVRAPFEGVIDRIPLKTGSLVSEGALLTTLSDSRNMYAYFDISENEYLQFMRTGKGHFSTHAETALILSDGNTYPLKGKIQTQESSFSGSTGSIAYRAMFPNPDRILKHGASGKVQLISKLEGSLLVPQKSVFEIQDKNYVFVVDEKNTVKMKSFVPKMKLAEYYVVSSGLKAGENIVYEGIQNIKDGVTITPVFNKSNSLSAKK
- a CDS encoding MarR family transcriptional regulator, with amino-acid sequence MIIVKMMVSKVLRTLEGKNFITRQEHPTDNLATVTSLLQLKLYLRGKGLYICDTRLSIYGL